DNA from Cetobacterium ceti:
TTATTAATCCTATGTACATTGGTATTTTATCCAATCATTTTAACGTTTATTTATAGTTTGCAATATTATAAGTTAACTAGATTAAATGATAGAAAATATATAGGATTGGAAAACTACAAAAAAGTTTTTTTAGATGGTGATTTTCATCAAGCATTTATAAATACTTTGATTATAATCTTAGTGGTTGTTATAGTTGGACTAATTGGAAGTTTTATAATGGCTTTAATGTTAAATAGGAAAAGTAAAATAAGTGGAATTTTAACAGCCATTGGGATAATACCTTGGGCCTTACCTCCAGTTGTAAATGGGCTTATATGGAAGTTTATATTTTATCCTGAAGTGGGATTTTTAAATAAGATTTTTTATAAATTCCATTGGATAAATGGAAGTTTAAATTGGATAAATAATACCTATGGAAGTCTTATTATAATTGGATTAATTGTAGCTTGGAGAGTGATTCCCTTCAGTGGAATAGTACTTTTAGCAAATATACAAGCTATACCAGAATCTGTATATGAAGCTGCAAAAATAGATGGAGCAGGGAGTTTAAATCAATTTAGATATATAACTCTTCCACTTTTATATCCGACTTTAGGAATAATAGTGTGTAATTTTATTTTAAATGGAATAAATGTTTTTGATGAAATGGTTTCTCTAGTGGGATA
Protein-coding regions in this window:
- a CDS encoding carbohydrate ABC transporter permease, translating into MKDDSKLGYMLIFPGLLILCTLVFYPIILTFIYSLQYYKLTRLNDRKYIGLENYKKVFLDGDFHQAFINTLIIILVVVIVGLIGSFIMALMLNRKSKISGILTAIGIIPWALPPVVNGLIWKFIFYPEVGFLNKIFYKFHWINGSLNWINNTYGSLIIIGLIVAWRVIPFSGIVLLANIQAIPESVYEAAKIDGAGSLNQFRYITLPLLYPTLGIIVCNFILNGINVFDEMVSLVGYRTLGESLTMYNYNETFSFLNIGFGSSITYIIMIISGIFGFIYIKSLERKI